A genomic segment from Thermoflexus sp. encodes:
- a CDS encoding amino acid ABC transporter permease — MQMQERPWQTFLGVGMVLILIPLAFRMEPARFEPFARLSTWQFLALGIALTLEASVIAILASIPLALFFALARHSGPPWLRYPVIGVVEGIRALPLLGLMFYLFLRLSALGRQMGIDALTRPDAAVIAALWIYTGAVNGEALRAAILSLPRGQWEAARSLGLTFGQAMRLVILPQAFRRALPPLVAQFATLVKDTSLGAIIGFIELYRRGVILFQGERNPMETLYVVSVIYFLINYTLGRMASALERQLGLDRG, encoded by the coding sequence ATGCAGATGCAGGAGCGGCCCTGGCAGACGTTTCTCGGCGTGGGGATGGTGCTGATCCTGATCCCGCTGGCTTTCCGGATGGAGCCGGCGCGATTCGAGCCCTTCGCCCGGTTATCCACCTGGCAGTTCCTCGCTCTGGGGATCGCCCTCACCCTGGAGGCCTCGGTGATCGCCATCCTGGCCAGCATCCCGCTGGCTCTCTTCTTCGCCCTGGCGCGCCACAGCGGCCCGCCATGGCTTCGTTATCCGGTGATCGGGGTGGTCGAAGGGATCCGCGCGTTGCCGCTGCTGGGCCTCATGTTCTATCTCTTCCTGCGCCTGAGCGCGCTGGGCCGTCAGATGGGGATCGATGCTCTCACCCGGCCGGATGCGGCGGTGATCGCCGCCCTCTGGATCTATACCGGGGCGGTAAATGGCGAGGCGTTGCGGGCTGCGATCCTCTCCCTGCCGCGGGGGCAATGGGAGGCTGCCCGATCCCTCGGGTTAACGTTTGGGCAGGCCATGCGCCTGGTCATCCTTCCCCAGGCGTTCCGTCGGGCGCTCCCCCCGCTGGTCGCCCAATTTGCTACGCTGGTGAAGGACACCTCGCTGGGGGCCATCATCGGGTTCATTGAGCTGTATCGGCGGGGCGTGATCCTGTTCCAGGGAGAGCGTAACCCGATGGAAACCCTGTATGTGGTCTCGGTGATCTACTTCCTGATCAACTACACCCTGGGCCGTATGGCCAGCGCGCTGGAGCGCCAGCTGGGCCTCGACCGGGGATAG
- a CDS encoding DNA gyrase subunit A, producing the protein MAVERVQQIEIQEEVQQAYLSYAMSVIVARALPDVRDGLKPVQRRILYVMHEMGLHPNAPY; encoded by the coding sequence ATGGCGGTTGAGCGGGTTCAGCAGATTGAGATCCAGGAAGAGGTGCAGCAGGCGTATCTCTCTTACGCCATGAGCGTGATTGTGGCGCGGGCGCTGCCGGATGTGCGGGATGGGCTGAAGCCGGTGCAGCGCCGGATTCTGTATGTGATGCATGAGATGGGTCTGCATCCGAACGCCCCTTAC
- the cdd gene encoding cytidine deaminase: MDDQALVELALRMRERAYAPYSGYRVGAALLSASGQVFTGCNVENAVYPLGLCAERVAVFKAISEGERGFTAIAIATENGGTPCGACRQVLSEFAPDLRILLVDAKGAVRETSLRRLLPEPFGPKDLKAVR, encoded by the coding sequence ATGGATGATCAGGCGCTGGTTGAACTGGCCTTACGGATGCGGGAGCGCGCCTATGCGCCCTACTCCGGTTACCGGGTGGGGGCCGCCCTGCTGAGCGCCTCCGGTCAGGTGTTCACCGGATGCAATGTGGAGAACGCGGTGTATCCCCTCGGATTGTGCGCGGAGCGGGTGGCGGTCTTCAAAGCGATCTCAGAAGGCGAGCGCGGTTTTACGGCGATCGCCATCGCGACGGAGAACGGCGGCACGCCGTGCGGGGCATGCCGTCAGGTGCTTTCTGAGTTCGCCCCGGATCTGCGGATCCTGCTGGTGGATGCGAAAGGCGCCGTTCGAGAGACATCCCTGCGCCGGCTGCTCCCGGAGCCTTTCGGCCCGAAGGACCTGAAGGCCGTTCGCTGA
- a CDS encoding amino acid ABC transporter permease yields MSTADVWHYLLLGLWTTLRLSLASMGVALALGTLIGVLRVAPVAVLRWFAAGYVEFFRDIPLLPVLVFVYSGLPKAGLRLPTSFDSAVAGLGVYTAAFVAEVVRAGLQSVHRGQIEAALSLGMSFPQMVRLVLLPQAFRMMIPPLGTVFIALVKNTSIASAIAVEELLYQAEFVIGRTFADWPMLIAFLLYLVITVPLSGLVNFMERRLRIMF; encoded by the coding sequence ATGAGCACAGCGGACGTCTGGCACTATCTGCTCCTGGGCCTATGGACGACGTTGAGGCTTTCCCTGGCCAGCATGGGCGTGGCCCTTGCCCTGGGAACCCTGATCGGGGTTTTGCGGGTGGCACCGGTCGCAGTCCTTCGATGGTTCGCCGCGGGCTATGTGGAGTTCTTCCGGGATATCCCCCTGCTTCCCGTGCTGGTTTTTGTCTACAGCGGGCTCCCTAAAGCGGGCCTCCGCCTTCCCACGTCGTTCGATAGCGCCGTGGCCGGGCTGGGGGTTTATACGGCCGCCTTCGTCGCGGAGGTGGTGCGCGCCGGCCTTCAATCCGTCCATCGAGGGCAGATCGAGGCTGCCCTCTCCCTTGGCATGTCCTTCCCCCAGATGGTGCGTCTGGTCTTGCTGCCCCAGGCGTTCCGGATGATGATCCCCCCGCTGGGCACCGTGTTCATCGCCCTGGTGAAGAACACCTCCATCGCCTCGGCGATTGCTGTTGAGGAATTGCTGTATCAGGCCGAATTCGTGATCGGGCGCACGTTTGCGGATTGGCCCATGCTGATCGCTTTCCTCTTATATCTGGTGATCACTGTTCCCTTAAGCGGGCTTGTGAATTTCATGGAGCGGCGGCTGCGGATCATGTTCTAA
- a CDS encoding LCP family protein: protein MPGLRISSPRPFPFRWPAWLWILLVLGLGGGVGMLSYRLAFQEALRTSPPVLAGGESASSSGTSPDHPIGIPEWTGKERVNILILGIDQREGEPGPWRTDTIMIATLDPVGLSAGVLSIPRDLWVTIPGFGENRINTAHFLGDAYGYPGGGVALAQETIRYNFGIPTTYYVRVNFTAFEKAIDLLGGIDLCVPEAIDDPHYPDAHYGYEPFHIDAGCQHLDGRTALKYARTRATREGDFDRMRRQQEVLRAVRDRVLRLNMLPTLIARAPALWETVKDGIRTNLTLEEMIALARLAARIPDEKIRMVTIGPSMTRPYTTPDGAEVLVRIPEKVREALADFFGPQLPRLEARVAVQNGTLRPGLATRVADALRGLGAEIVEIGNADRFDYPETQILVHPGAQEAGRQVAGWLGLSLTAIREVPDLPCACDLLIRLGADFPER, encoded by the coding sequence ATGCCCGGGCTTCGGATCTCATCCCCACGGCCTTTCCCCTTCCGCTGGCCCGCATGGCTCTGGATCCTCCTGGTCCTGGGGCTGGGAGGCGGGGTCGGCATGCTGAGCTATCGGCTTGCCTTCCAGGAGGCCCTGCGAACCTCCCCTCCTGTCCTGGCCGGTGGGGAATCCGCCTCCTCTTCGGGAACTTCTCCCGATCATCCCATTGGGATTCCCGAGTGGACCGGCAAGGAACGAGTGAATATCCTGATCCTGGGCATCGACCAGCGGGAAGGGGAACCAGGGCCGTGGCGGACGGATACGATCATGATCGCCACGCTGGACCCGGTTGGGCTCTCCGCGGGTGTGCTCTCCATCCCTCGGGATCTCTGGGTGACGATCCCGGGCTTCGGGGAGAACCGGATTAACACCGCGCATTTCCTGGGGGACGCCTATGGATATCCAGGCGGAGGGGTCGCCCTGGCTCAGGAGACGATCCGCTATAATTTCGGGATCCCTACCACGTATTATGTGCGGGTGAATTTCACGGCCTTTGAGAAAGCTATTGATCTCCTCGGGGGCATCGATCTCTGCGTCCCGGAAGCCATCGATGATCCGCATTATCCAGATGCTCACTATGGTTATGAGCCGTTCCACATCGATGCAGGGTGTCAGCATCTGGATGGACGGACGGCGTTGAAATACGCGCGGACGCGGGCCACGCGCGAGGGGGATTTCGATCGGATGCGCCGCCAGCAGGAAGTGCTCCGGGCAGTTCGGGATCGAGTGTTGCGTCTGAACATGCTGCCCACGCTGATCGCCCGCGCCCCCGCTTTGTGGGAAACTGTAAAGGATGGGATCCGAACGAACCTGACCCTGGAGGAGATGATCGCCCTGGCCCGCCTGGCGGCTCGTATCCCGGATGAGAAGATCCGCATGGTGACCATCGGCCCTTCGATGACCCGGCCCTACACGACGCCCGATGGGGCGGAGGTTCTGGTCCGGATCCCGGAGAAGGTTCGAGAGGCGCTGGCGGATTTCTTCGGACCTCAGCTGCCTCGCCTGGAGGCCCGGGTCGCGGTTCAGAACGGCACGTTGCGGCCAGGCTTGGCGACCCGTGTGGCGGATGCCCTTCGCGGGCTGGGGGCCGAGATCGTGGAGATCGGCAATGCGGATCGCTTCGATTATCCGGAAACTCAGATCCTGGTCCATCCCGGGGCTCAGGAGGCCGGCCGCCAGGTGGCCGGATGGCTGGGCCTCTCTCTAACAGCGATCCGGGAGGTCCCGGATCTCCCCTGCGCATGTGATCTGCTGATCCGCCTGGGCGCGGATTTCCCGGAGCGTTAA
- a CDS encoding acyl-CoA dehydrogenase family protein — translation MDFRLTEEQRLFRQAVREFVEQELRPRARHVDETGQFNWEAVRKGASLGLLGLTVPEAYGGAGLDHVSAAIAIEEIARGCGSTALSLAAHNGLGLAPIVLFGSEAQRRRWLPALTSGRNGLAALALTEPHCGSDLGAVRTTAVLDGDEWVITGQKMWCTNASLAEIIVVLCRTDPAAGKRGLSLIIVPTDRAGVSIAPPEKKMGLHGSPTHAVTFDHVRVPMDHLLGEPGRGLSYALQVLDGGRIGIGALSVGLAQSAFEEAVRYAKERTAFGQPIAAYQAIQWMLADAAVEIEAARLLVYRAAWLRDQGLPYTQAAAMAKLFASEMAERVTRNAIQIHGGYGYSREFPVERLYRDARLMTIGEGTSEIQRLVIARHILGIVKAEPLPPDVV, via the coding sequence ATGGATTTCCGTTTGACGGAAGAACAGCGGCTGTTCCGCCAGGCGGTTCGGGAGTTCGTCGAGCAGGAACTGAGGCCTCGCGCCCGGCATGTGGATGAAACCGGACAGTTCAACTGGGAAGCCGTCCGGAAAGGGGCCTCCCTGGGTCTGCTGGGGTTGACCGTGCCGGAGGCCTATGGGGGGGCTGGTCTGGATCATGTCAGCGCGGCGATCGCGATCGAGGAGATCGCCCGGGGCTGTGGCTCGACCGCCCTTTCCCTGGCCGCGCACAATGGCCTGGGCCTGGCGCCGATCGTGCTGTTCGGCAGCGAGGCTCAGAGGCGACGGTGGCTGCCCGCTCTGACCAGCGGCCGCAACGGGCTGGCCGCTCTGGCTCTGACCGAGCCCCACTGCGGCAGCGATCTGGGCGCCGTGCGCACCACCGCGGTCCTCGACGGAGACGAGTGGGTGATCACCGGCCAGAAGATGTGGTGCACGAACGCGAGCCTCGCGGAGATCATCGTGGTTCTTTGCCGCACCGATCCGGCGGCGGGCAAGCGCGGCCTCAGCCTGATCATTGTCCCTACGGATCGGGCGGGGGTTTCGATCGCCCCGCCGGAGAAGAAGATGGGCCTTCACGGATCGCCCACTCACGCGGTGACGTTCGATCACGTGCGGGTGCCCATGGATCACCTGCTGGGGGAGCCGGGCCGGGGCCTGTCGTATGCCCTGCAGGTGCTGGATGGCGGCCGTATCGGCATCGGGGCCCTTTCCGTCGGCCTGGCTCAGTCCGCCTTCGAGGAGGCGGTGCGATATGCGAAGGAGCGGACCGCCTTCGGCCAGCCCATCGCCGCCTATCAGGCGATCCAGTGGATGCTGGCCGATGCCGCGGTGGAGATCGAGGCCGCGCGGCTTCTGGTGTATCGGGCGGCGTGGCTGCGGGACCAGGGGTTGCCTTACACCCAGGCGGCGGCGATGGCCAAGCTGTTCGCCAGCGAGATGGCGGAGCGGGTGACCCGCAATGCGATTCAGATCCATGGGGGTTACGGTTACAGCCGGGAGTTCCCGGTGGAGCGGCTGTATCGGGATGCCCGCCTGATGACGATCGGGGAGGGCACCAGCGAGATCCAGCGCCTGGTGATCGCGCGCCACATTCTGGGCATCGTAAAAGCGGAGCCCCTTCCCCCGGATGTCGTTTAG